From Salvelinus namaycush isolate Seneca chromosome 2, SaNama_1.0, whole genome shotgun sequence, one genomic window encodes:
- the LOC120059659 gene encoding protein-arginine deiminase type-2-like isoform X2 encodes MLPFVWSAPPTSKYFSVQCSPRVQYRITPPPLESGTFPTTLNGNTMLLITMDTASEVGNDSKLSVMYYGEKTEVLGKAVVHLTAVEISLDVDADRDGQVERNNPNKGSWMWGPNGHGAILLVNCDSERTYGKRRDSECAEVSRVSDLKDMSPMVLRTSGPAKLPEGYKLTMHISQGDAESVRVFRTRSTAGMHQTLKNLFYKSFVKDYPLVLGSEDLSKEVPYLGGNAEMNFYVEGLRFPDKDFEGLISISLSLLEPSSQGFPETPIFTDRVVFRVAPWIMTPNTLNPVEVFVCSTSDNYQFLKGMRRLVENNGYKLKVCHEYMNRGDRWMQDEIEFGYIDSPHQRFPVVLDSPRDGELQDFPYDVLLGPDFGYVTRTAYDEEVSSLDSFGNLEVSPPVTINGKNYPLGRILIGVAFPTATKGRNMTKVVQDFLWAQKVQEPIALFSDWLLVGHVDEFMTFVPAPDKKGFRLLLASPDAGYKLFRGLQNDGHGQAKMFDGLGAEEEITVDEILSDDKLRAENDYVQSCIDWNRDVLKRELGLDDDDIIDLPILFHVMEENRAVAYYPDMVNMIVLGKNLGIPKPFGPKVNGCCALEAEMTSLMEGLGLSCTYIDDFASYHKLLGEVHCGSNVRREPFSFKWWNLEM; translated from the exons GAGTGCCCCTCCTACTTCCAAGTACTTCTCTGTGCAATGCAGTCCCAGAGTGCAGTACAGGATCACCCCACCCCCACTGGAGAGTGGGACCTTCCCCACCACTCTCAATGGTAATACAATGCTTCTTATCACCATGGACACTGCCAGCGAAGTGGGAAATGATAGCAAG CTATCGGTCATGTATTATGGAGAGAAGACGGAGGTGTTAGGGAAAGCTGTCGTTCACCTCACCGCTGTTG AGATTTCTCTGGACGTAGATGCTGATCGAGATGGCCAGGTGGAGAGGAACAACCCCAACAAG GGATCCTGGATGTGGGGGCCTAATGGCCACGGTGCCATCCTACTGGTCAACTGTGACTCAGAACGCACCTATGGGAAGAGGCGGGACAGTGAGTGTGCTGAGGTCAGCAGGGTCTCAG ATCTGAAAGACATGTCCCCAATGGTGCTGCGGACCAGTGGCCCTGCCAAGCTCCCAGAGGGCTACAAGCTGACCATGCACATCTCCCAGGGGGATGCAGAGAGTGTCAGGGTCTTCAGGACCAGGTCCACAGCAGGCATGCACCAAACACTGA AAAACCTGTTCTACAAGAGCTTTGTGAAGGACTACCCGCTGGTGCTGGGCAGTGAGGATTTGTCCAAGGAGGTCCCGTACCTCGGGGGAAACGCTGAGATGAATTTCTACGTTGAGGGCCTGAGATTCCCTGACAAAGACTTTGAGGGCCTCATCAGCATCAGCCTCAGCCTGCTGGAGCCCAGCTCTCAG GGCTTTCCTGAGACGCCCATCTTTACAGACAGGGTGGTGTTCCGTGTGGCTCCCTGGATCATGACACCCAACACACTCAACCCTGTGGAGGTCTTCGTCTGCAG CACATCTGATAACTACCAGTTCCTAAAGGGAATGAGGAGGCTGGTGGAAAACAATGGGTACAAGCTGAAGGTTTGCCATGAGTACATGAACAGAGGAGACCGCTGGATGCAG GATGAGATAGAGTTTGGCTACATTGACTCTCCTCACCAACGTTTCCCTGTTGTGCTGGACTCCCCCCGAGACGGAGAACTACAGGATTTCCCATATGATGTGCTACTG GGCCCAGACTTTGGCTATGTGACGAGGACAGCATATGATGAGGAAGTGAGCAGCCTGGACTCGTTTGGTAACCTGGAAGTTAGCCCTCCAGTCACTATAAATGGAAAGAACTACCCTCTGGGCAGGATCCTAATTGGAGTGGCTTTCCCCAC GGCAACCAAGGGCCGCAACATGACCAAAGTAGTGCAAGACTTCCTTTGGGCACAGAAAGTCCAGGAGCCCATTGCACTGTTCTCTGATTGGCTTCTGGTTGGGCATGTGGATGAATTCATGACTTTTGTCCCAGCTCCTGAcaaaaag GGATTCCGGCTGCTGCTCGCCAGCCCCGACGCAGGCTACAAACTATTCAGAGGCTTACAGAATGACGGGCATGGACAAGCCAAAATGTTTGACG GTCTTGGAGCAGAAGAAGAGATTACGGTAGATGAGATTTTGAGTGATGACAAACTCAGAGCAGAAAACGACTATGTCCAG AGCTGTATAGACTGGAACAGGGATGTCCTTAAGAGGGAGCTGGGTTTAGATGACGATGATATCATTGATCTGCCCATCCTTTTCCATGTGATGGAGGAGAACAGGGCAGTGGCCTATTACCCAGACATG GTGAACATGATTGTGTTGGGGAAGAACCTGGGCATCCCTAAACCGTTTGGGCCCAAGGTGAATGGCTGCTGTGCCCTGGAGGCAGAGATGACCTCCCTCATGGAGGGCCTGGGACTCAGCTGCACATACATTGATGACTTTGCCTCCTACCACAAACTGCTGGGAGAGGTTCACTGTGGCTCCAATGTCCGTAGGGAACCCTTCTCCTTCAAGTGGTGGAACCTGGAGATGTGA
- the LOC120059659 gene encoding protein-arginine deiminase type-2-like isoform X1: MIIHPRTLRIEYGKTTKVMCVVGTELTVNMDRSAPPTSKYFSVQCSPRVQYRITPPPLESGTFPTTLNGNTMLLITMDTASEVGNDSKLSVMYYGEKTEVLGKAVVHLTAVEISLDVDADRDGQVERNNPNKGSWMWGPNGHGAILLVNCDSERTYGKRRDSECAEVSRVSDLKDMSPMVLRTSGPAKLPEGYKLTMHISQGDAESVRVFRTRSTAGMHQTLKNLFYKSFVKDYPLVLGSEDLSKEVPYLGGNAEMNFYVEGLRFPDKDFEGLISISLSLLEPSSQGFPETPIFTDRVVFRVAPWIMTPNTLNPVEVFVCSTSDNYQFLKGMRRLVENNGYKLKVCHEYMNRGDRWMQDEIEFGYIDSPHQRFPVVLDSPRDGELQDFPYDVLLGPDFGYVTRTAYDEEVSSLDSFGNLEVSPPVTINGKNYPLGRILIGVAFPTATKGRNMTKVVQDFLWAQKVQEPIALFSDWLLVGHVDEFMTFVPAPDKKGFRLLLASPDAGYKLFRGLQNDGHGQAKMFDGLGAEEEITVDEILSDDKLRAENDYVQSCIDWNRDVLKRELGLDDDDIIDLPILFHVMEENRAVAYYPDMVNMIVLGKNLGIPKPFGPKVNGCCALEAEMTSLMEGLGLSCTYIDDFASYHKLLGEVHCGSNVRREPFSFKWWNLEM, translated from the exons ATGATCATCCACCCTCGGACACTGAGAATTGAGTATGGAAAAACGACCAAAGTCATGTGCGTGGTTGGCACGGAACTTACTGTAAACATGGACAG GAGTGCCCCTCCTACTTCCAAGTACTTCTCTGTGCAATGCAGTCCCAGAGTGCAGTACAGGATCACCCCACCCCCACTGGAGAGTGGGACCTTCCCCACCACTCTCAATGGTAATACAATGCTTCTTATCACCATGGACACTGCCAGCGAAGTGGGAAATGATAGCAAG CTATCGGTCATGTATTATGGAGAGAAGACGGAGGTGTTAGGGAAAGCTGTCGTTCACCTCACCGCTGTTG AGATTTCTCTGGACGTAGATGCTGATCGAGATGGCCAGGTGGAGAGGAACAACCCCAACAAG GGATCCTGGATGTGGGGGCCTAATGGCCACGGTGCCATCCTACTGGTCAACTGTGACTCAGAACGCACCTATGGGAAGAGGCGGGACAGTGAGTGTGCTGAGGTCAGCAGGGTCTCAG ATCTGAAAGACATGTCCCCAATGGTGCTGCGGACCAGTGGCCCTGCCAAGCTCCCAGAGGGCTACAAGCTGACCATGCACATCTCCCAGGGGGATGCAGAGAGTGTCAGGGTCTTCAGGACCAGGTCCACAGCAGGCATGCACCAAACACTGA AAAACCTGTTCTACAAGAGCTTTGTGAAGGACTACCCGCTGGTGCTGGGCAGTGAGGATTTGTCCAAGGAGGTCCCGTACCTCGGGGGAAACGCTGAGATGAATTTCTACGTTGAGGGCCTGAGATTCCCTGACAAAGACTTTGAGGGCCTCATCAGCATCAGCCTCAGCCTGCTGGAGCCCAGCTCTCAG GGCTTTCCTGAGACGCCCATCTTTACAGACAGGGTGGTGTTCCGTGTGGCTCCCTGGATCATGACACCCAACACACTCAACCCTGTGGAGGTCTTCGTCTGCAG CACATCTGATAACTACCAGTTCCTAAAGGGAATGAGGAGGCTGGTGGAAAACAATGGGTACAAGCTGAAGGTTTGCCATGAGTACATGAACAGAGGAGACCGCTGGATGCAG GATGAGATAGAGTTTGGCTACATTGACTCTCCTCACCAACGTTTCCCTGTTGTGCTGGACTCCCCCCGAGACGGAGAACTACAGGATTTCCCATATGATGTGCTACTG GGCCCAGACTTTGGCTATGTGACGAGGACAGCATATGATGAGGAAGTGAGCAGCCTGGACTCGTTTGGTAACCTGGAAGTTAGCCCTCCAGTCACTATAAATGGAAAGAACTACCCTCTGGGCAGGATCCTAATTGGAGTGGCTTTCCCCAC GGCAACCAAGGGCCGCAACATGACCAAAGTAGTGCAAGACTTCCTTTGGGCACAGAAAGTCCAGGAGCCCATTGCACTGTTCTCTGATTGGCTTCTGGTTGGGCATGTGGATGAATTCATGACTTTTGTCCCAGCTCCTGAcaaaaag GGATTCCGGCTGCTGCTCGCCAGCCCCGACGCAGGCTACAAACTATTCAGAGGCTTACAGAATGACGGGCATGGACAAGCCAAAATGTTTGACG GTCTTGGAGCAGAAGAAGAGATTACGGTAGATGAGATTTTGAGTGATGACAAACTCAGAGCAGAAAACGACTATGTCCAG AGCTGTATAGACTGGAACAGGGATGTCCTTAAGAGGGAGCTGGGTTTAGATGACGATGATATCATTGATCTGCCCATCCTTTTCCATGTGATGGAGGAGAACAGGGCAGTGGCCTATTACCCAGACATG GTGAACATGATTGTGTTGGGGAAGAACCTGGGCATCCCTAAACCGTTTGGGCCCAAGGTGAATGGCTGCTGTGCCCTGGAGGCAGAGATGACCTCCCTCATGGAGGGCCTGGGACTCAGCTGCACATACATTGATGACTTTGCCTCCTACCACAAACTGCTGGGAGAGGTTCACTGTGGCTCCAATGTCCGTAGGGAACCCTTCTCCTTCAAGTGGTGGAACCTGGAGATGTGA